In a single window of the Danio rerio strain Tuebingen ecotype United States chromosome 20, GRCz12tu, whole genome shotgun sequence genome:
- the il17a/f3 gene encoding interleukin 17a/f3 precursor (The RefSeq protein has 1 substitution compared to this genomic sequence), with product MRLSRVFRAVLLLFLLMLLLDAALSENRTKRKRCSGVKKCTSAGCKSRCQRKTAWVILNSAWDNIMSDTPSPDRSLSPWTYTTSVDESRIPSTISEAKCEKRGCLTKDGEEDLGLESQPIYYQINILRRVKKKNSTFYALKLETKKVSVGCTCVLPIVLPQN from the exons ATGCGGCTCTCACGG GTTTTCAGAGCTGTGctgctgctgtttctgctcatgctTTTGTTAGATGCTGCTCTCTCTGAGAATAGGACTAAAAGAAAAAGATGTTCTGGTGTGAAGAAGTGTACTAGTGCTGGATGTAAATCAAGATGTCAAAGAAAGACAGCTTGGGTCATTCTAAACTCAGCTTGGGACAATATAATGAGTGACACTCCGTCTCCAGACAGATCTCTGTCGCCTTGGACATACAC aaCTTCTGTTGATGAGTCACGAATCCCATCAACAATCTCAGAggcaaaatgtgaaaaaagaggcTGTTTAACAAAAGACGGTGAGGAGGACCTGGGTCTGGAGTCCCAACCCATTTACTACCAGATCAACATCCTGagaagagtgaagaaaaaaaattctacattttACGCTCTTAAACTGGAGACGAAAAAAGTTAGTGTTGGCTGCACAtgtgttttaccagttgtt
- the paqr8 gene encoding membrane progestin receptor beta (The RefSeq protein has 3 substitutions compared to this genomic sequence), with protein sequence MSSGVLGRLSTLTLSLQQLGQLPHLSNWLPRLPRRQATVHASEVPSLFREPYILSGYRPVHQEWRSYFCSLFQCHNELLNVWTHLLAIPAVLLQFSFFAGAWGLTLNLASLPLFLYVLSSLTYLSFSVAAHLLQSHSELAHYSLFFVDYVGVAVYQYGCSMGHYFYCSEPEWRHSLVGVLFLPGAAMLAWLSCASCCYSKFRYRRPYPFHRKICQIIPTSLAYLLDISPVAHRLLTKSWDEPVLVFHAMQVAFFLLAALFFSCPVPERFFPGRCDIVGHGHQIFHIFLVLCTMCQLEAMFRDFLVHQQSVVDAHGEHFILLAGGSFFLLVLCSILTAVLMRGAVQRQLRKKD encoded by the coding sequence ATGTCAAGTGGAGTTTTGGGTCGTTTGAGTACACTGACTTTAAGTCTGCAGCAGCTGGGTCAGTTACCACACTTGTCGAACTGGTTGCCTCGTCTGCCTAGATGTCAAGCCACAGTACACGCTTCTGAAGTGCCGAGCCTGTTTCGTGAGCCCTACATCTTGTCTGGTTATCGTCCAGTGCATCAGGAATGGCGGAGCTACTTCTGTAGCCTCTTCCAATGTCACAACGAGCTGCTGAATGTGTGGACACACCTGCTGGCCATCCCTGCCGTTCTACTGCAGTTCTCTTTTTTCGCAGGGGCGTGGGGGCTGAAGCTCAATCTGGCCTCTCTGCCTCTGTTCTTGTATGTGCTGTCATCACTTACCTACCTCAGTTTCAGTGTGGCCGCCCACTTGCTGCAGTCTCACTCTGAACTGGCCCATTACTCCCTCTTCTTTGTAGACTACGTTGGTGTGGCTGTTTACCAATATGGCTGCTCAATGGGCCACTATTTTTACTGTTCTGAGCCAGAATGGAGACACAGTCTAGTTGGTGTATTGTTTCTTCCTGGTGCTGCCATGCTGGCCTGGTTGTCCTGTGCCAGTTGCTGCTACTCCAAATTCCGTTACCGCCGTCCTTACCCATTTCACCGGAAGATCTGCCAGATCATTCCCACCAGCTTGGCATACTTGCTTGACATAAGCCCTGTAGCGCACCGCCTGCTCACCAAATCTTGGGATGAGCCGGTGTTGGTGTTTCACGCTATGCAAGTGGCGTTTTTCCTCTTGGCAGCTCTGTTTTTCTCGTGCCCTGTTCCTGAGCGCTTCTTTCCAGGAAGGTGTGATATTGTAGGCCACGGACATCAGATCTTTCACATCTTCCTGGTCTTGTGCACCATGTGCCAGCTGGAGGCAATGTTTAGAGACTTCCTAGTACATCAGCAGTCTGTTGTAGATGCGCACGGAGAGCACTTCATCTTACTGGCCGGAGGATCCTTCTTCTTGTTGGTGTTGTGCAGCATTCTGACTGCAGTTCTGATGAGGGGAGCCGTGCAAAGACAGCTGAGGAAAAAAGAGTGA
- the mcm3 gene encoding DNA replication licensing factor MCM3 (The RefSeq protein has 3 substitutions compared to this genomic sequence) produces the protein MAAEVVDDQEMREAQRDYLDFLDDDQDQGIYQSKVRQMISENKSRLIVNLNDLRRRNEKRAAKLLNNAFEELLAFQRALKDLVASIDATYAKQCEEFFIGLEGSFGSKHVSPRTLTSRLLGSMVCLEGIVTKCSLVRPKVVRSVHYCPATKKTMERKYTDLTSLDAFPSSAIYPTKDEENNPLETEFGLSVYKDHQTITIQEMPEKAPAGQLPRSVDIILDNDLVDAVKPGDRTQVIGTYRCLPGKKGGFTSGTFRTIMIACHVKQMSKEISHYFSADDVAKIKSFCRSRSKNVFDQLARSLAPSIHGHEYIKKAILCMLLGGVEKVLENGSRIRGDINVLLIGDPSVAKSQLLRYVLHTAPRAIPTTGRGSSGVGLTAAVTTDQETGERRLEAGAMVLGDRGVVCIDEFDKMSDMDRTAIHEVMEQGRVTIAKAGIHARLNARCSVLAAANPVYGRYDQYKTPMENIGLQDSLLSRFDLLFIMLDQMDPEQDREISDHVLRMHRYRDPHEQDGTALALGGTIDALATEDPDATQEEEEELQVYEKHNPLLHGSKKNKDRVVSKAFMRKYIHVAKAISPVLTQDAANHIAEEYSRLRNQEQLGSDIARTSPVTARTLETLIRLSTAHAKARMSKAVELVDTEVAVELVQFAYFKKVLEKERKRSRNGQQDAASEDEEEEEDEAQDTPRPPRKRRRGSQGSESYDPYDFNTETDIPQIQSPAPALQADEEPDQNGHTELSEDRFKEFKAALHKVFRSSHAQSVGLIALMESINKSCPSAFNETDFRAALARMQDDNQVMLADDIIFLI, from the exons ATGGCTGCTGAAGTTGTGGACGATCAGGAAATGAGGGAGGCTCAGAGGGATTACTTGGATTTTCTTGACGACGAC CAAGACCAGGGCATCTACCAGAGCAAAGTACGGCAGATGATCAGCGAAAACAAATCCAGGCTCATTGTAAACCTCAACGACCTGCGACGACGAAATGAAAAGCGAGCAGCAAA GCTGTTGAATAACGCTTTTGAAGAGCTCCTGGCATTCCAGCGAGCCCTGAAAGATCTGGTGGCTTCAATAGATGCCACTTACGCCAAGCAATGTGAGGAGTTCTTCATTGGTTTGGAGGGCAGCTTTGGGAGCAAACATGTCTCCCCTCGAACCCTGACCTCTCGCCTGCTGGGCAGCATGGTGTGTTTGGAGGGCATCGTCACTAAAT GCTCTTTGGTGCGTCCCAAAGTAGTACGCAGTGTGCACTACtgtccagccactaaaaagaccATGGAGCGCAAATACACCGATCTGACTTCTCTGGATGCCTTCCCTTCAAGTGCTATTTACCCCACCAAG GATGAAGAGAACAATCCATTGGAGACAGAGTTTGGTCTGTCCGTCTATAAGGACCaccaaaccatcactatacaggAGATGCCGGAGAAGGCCCCTGCTGGTCAGCTGCCCCGCTCTGTGGACATCATCCTGGACAATGACCTGGTGGACGCCGTGAAGCCTGGAGACCGAACACAGGTGATCGGCACCTACCGCTGCCTGCCGGGCAAGAAGGGTGGCTTCACCTCGGGCACCTTCAG GACCATCATGATTGCCTGCCATGTCAAACAGATGAGCAAAGAAATTTCCCACTACTTCTCTGCGGATGATGTGGCCAAAATCAAGAGCTTCTGCAGGTCTCGCTCTAAG AATGTGTTTGATCAGTTGGCTCGCTCTCTGGCCCCCAGTATTCACGGTCATGAGTACATAAAGAAGGCCATCCTGTGCATGCTTCTAGGAGGAGTGGAGAAGGTGCTGGAGAACGGTTCGCGTATTCGAGGAGACATTAACGTGCTTCTCATAG GTGACCCATCAGTGGCCAAGTCTCAGTTGCTCCGGTACGTTCTTCACACTGCTCCTCGGGCCATTCCCACAACAGGCCGTGGTTCATCAGGTGTGGGTCTGACCGCAGCCGTCACCACTGACCAGGAGACAG GCGAGCGGCGTCTGGAAGCTGGGGCCATGGTTTTGGGGGATCGAGGCGTTGTCTGCATTGACGAGTTCGACAAAATGTCAGATATGGACCGCACTGCTATACATGAAGTCATGGAGCAGGGCCGAGTCACCATCGCTAAAGCTGGCATCCACGCTAGACTTAATGCCCGCTGCAGCGTCCTGGCAGCTGCCAACCCCGTCTACGGCAGA TATGATCAGTATAAGACACCCATGGAGAACATCGGTCTGCAGGACTCTCTGCTGTCTCGTTTTGATCTGCTCTTCATTATGCTGGATCAGATGGACCCTGAGCAGGACCGCGAGATCTCGGACCACGTGCTGCGTATGCACCGCTACAGAGATCCACATGAGCAGGACGGGACAG CTCTTGCTCTTGGTGGTACAATCGATGCTTTGGCCACAGAAGACCCTGATGCTAcgcaggaggaggaagaggagctcCAGGTGTACGAGAAACACAATCCACTCCTCCACGGCAGCAAAAAAAACAA ggATCGAGTAGTGAGCAAAGCCTTCATGAGGAAGTACATCCACGTCGCCAAAGCCATTTCTCCAGTTTTGACCCAAGATGCAGCCAATCACATCGCAGAGGAATATTCACGACTGCGCAACCAGGAGCAGCTGGGCTCTGACATCGCACGG ACGTCACCGGTCACTGCCCGAACCCTGGAGACTTTGATCCGTCTGTCCACGGCTCACGCTAAAGCCCGCATGAGTAAAGCTGTGGAGCTGGTGGACACTGAAGTCGCCGTGGAGCTCGTGCAGTTCGCTTATTTCAAAAAG GTTTTGGAGAAGGAACGTAAACGCTCTAGAAATGGACAGCAGGACGCTGCTTcagaagatgaagaagaagaggaagatgaAGCTCAAGACACACCACGACCACCCAGAAAAAG GCGCAGGGGATCTCAGGGAAGCGAGTCTTATGACCCCTATGACTTTGACACTGAGACTGATATTCCACAGA tTCAGTCTCCGGCTCCTGCGAGGCAGGGTGATGAAGAGCCTGATCAGAATGGCCACACAGAGTTGTCTGAGGACAG gTTTAAGGAGTTTAAAGCGGCTCTGCATAAGGTTTTCCGCTCTTCTCACGCTCAGTCGGTGGGTTTGATTGCTCTGATGGAGAGCATCAACAAGTCTTGCCCATCAGCGTTTAATGAAACAGACTTCCGGGCTGCTCTCGCGCGCATGCAGGACGACAACCAGGTCATGCTGGCTGATGACATCATCTTCCTGATTTAA
- the LOC141379369 gene encoding uncharacterized protein → MAPAEEGLITWLSSFSSSLQISVVSALFIIIYVTLHSLCASCYNLSDSAPSRHLERRESTNIPSAVPQNIALSQSAECMPSATDRPDHTFPILEAELNEENPYECISEPPLQPDNAEEQNKSPSPAMTKPDDNHSISAFSRPVNKPLTSADSQSHSQPSAVYASVNWKTKSQKSITPLCYADTELDMRGTVCEALPPIPDKHF, encoded by the exons ATGGCTCCAGCGGAGGAGGGTCTGATCACCTGGTTATCAAGCTTTTCTTCCTCCCTTCAGATCAGCGTTGTGTCAGCTCTCTTCATCATCATTTATGTCACACTCCACAGCCTTTGTGCAAGCTGTTACAA TTTGTCCGATAGTGCACCCTCCAGGCATTTGGAAAGGAGAGAAAGTACAAATATCCCATCTGCAGTTCCTCAAAAC ATAGCTTTGTCGCAGAGTGCCGAATGCATGCCATCTGCCACAGATCGACCTGATCATACATTCCCAATCCTGGAGGCTGAACTGAATGAGGAAAATCCTTATGAATGCATCAGCGAGCCTCCATTACAGCCTGACAACGCTGAAGAGCAGAATAAGAGCCCTTCCCCAGCAATGACAAAGCCTGATGATAATCACTCCATCTCAGCCTTCAGCAGACCAGTAAACAAGCCTCTCACTTCAGCTGACAGCCAGAGCCACTCACAGCCCAGTGCTGTTTACGCCTCAGTCAACTGGAAAACCAAGAGCCAGAAGAGCATTACACCTCTGTGTTATGCAGATACTGAACTCGATATGAGGGGAACTGTTTGTGAGGCTCTTCCTCCCATTCCAGACAAACATTTCTAG